In Comamonas koreensis, the genomic stretch GATGCGCGCTGGTGGGCCATGGATGGTGATGGCCATGCCTATTGGTACTGCAGGCCGCAGATTGCCGCGGCCACCACCTTCTGGTTTGCTGCGCGCCACCCGGCGCCCAGCTTTGGCTATGCGCGCGATTTCCGGCAGTCCCTGCAGGCGCGGCCGGCACCGGCCGAGGAGAGTGCGCCTGCGCGCGCTGCAGCGAGCCGTCTGCTGCGCCGCTAGCACGGTGCGCCAGCCCTGCCCCGGGGCAGGGCTGGCGCCGTGCCGGTCAGATAATGCCCAGCATCCAGGTCAGCACCAGCAGTGACAGCGACAAGCCCCAGATCCAGAAGAACGAGTAGCGGATATGCTGGCCCATCGACAGCTTGGCCAGGCCCAGGCCCATCCACAGCGCTGGCGAGAACGGCGAGACAAAGGTGCCCACAATGCTGCCGATGATCATCGCGTAGGCTGCCGAGGTCGACGGCACCCCCGCCTGCGAGGTGATCTGCTCGACGACCGGGAACAGCGCGAAGTAGTAGGCATCGGTGCTCAGCACCAGCTCCAGCGGAATGCCGATGGCGCCAATGACCAGGTGCACATAGGGCAGCAGCACGGCCGGCAGCACATCGACCAAGGCCCGCGCAATGCTGTTGAGCATGCCCGACTCCTTGAGGATGCCCAGGAACGTACCGGCCGCCAAGATGATGCTGGCCATCATGATGGCGCCGCCCGCGTGGGCATTGATGCGCTCGATCTGCACCTTGGGTTGGGGGTAGTTGATGACCAGGGCCACGCACAGCGCAATCATGAAGGTATAGCCGGGCGGGAACACGCCCATCACCAGCACCGCCAGGGTGAGCAAAAACACCAGCGCATTGACCCAGCGCAGCCGGGGGCGCAACAGCTGCGCGCGCGCCTCATCGGCGGCCTTGGCTGCAGCCGCCTGCATGGCCAGTTTGGTGGCGGCATGGGGCTGCAGTGCCGCGGCCAGCTCGTCGACATGGCTGGGATGGGCGGATGCGGGCGCCGATGTCGCCACCGACGCAGACGCAGCTGCAGACGCAGAGCCGGACACCGCAGCAGGCATGGCTTGCGCCAGCTCGGCCTTGAGCGCCTGGCGGCGAATGCGGCGCTGCTCACGCAGGCCCAAAAACACCGCCAGCACCAGCAGCAAGGCCAGGCCCAGGCCTTGCACCACTACCAGTTCGCGCCACAGCGCCACGGCATCCATCTCCAGCACCGTGGCTACGCGGCCCACCGGCCCACCCCAGGGCAGCATGTTGACCACGCCGGCGCTGGCAGCCAGCAGCAAAAACAGCAGGTAGGGGCTCATCTTCAGGCGCTGGTACAGCGGCAGCAGCGGCGGCACCACCAGCAAGAAGGTGGAGGCGCCTGCGCCATCGAGTTGTGCGATGGCCGATATCAGCACCGTGCCCACGGCCACGGCAATCACATTGCCGCGCGTGATGCGCACCATGGCGCGAATCAGCGGGTCAAACAAGCCCACATCGTTCATCACGCCAAAAAACAAAATGGCAAAGATGAACATGGTCACCACCTGCACCACGGAGCTGATGCCGTGGCGGTAGAAACCGGTGATCTCGCTGGTACTGAAGCCAGCGATCAGGGCGCCGGCAAGGGGCACCAACACCATGCTGATCACGGGCGAGACCTTCTCGCTCAGCAGCAGGGCGACGATGACAACAACAATGGCTAAGCCAATCAAGGTGAGCATAACTACTTCTTCTAGTGTGTGGGGGAAATGGCGCATACCTTGCGCGGTATGCAGCCGGCGCTAAGTGGCCCACACATGCCCGGTGGCCAGGCCCGGCAGTGCTTGTGGCACCGCCAGCGGCTCGCCTCTCGTCTCCAGGGCAAACACGGGGTGGGTTTGCCGGGGCGGTGTGGGCCGCTCTTATCTGTCGCGGGACCGGGTCGCGTTGAATCTGAAAAGGTCCTTGTCTTTCACATAGCGGGCCGATTGCTTGCGGGCGCGCCGCGCCCGGCTGCGCCGGCGTGTGTAGCCGGACCAGTCGGCCCACAGCTTCCACAGCAGGGCCAGCAACGAGGGCGCCAGCACATGGGGCCATGGCCAGCTATCTATTGGTGGAATTTCATAGATTTTCAGCATCAACAGGCTGACAGCAATGATCAAGAGGTACATGGCAGAAAGAAGGGGCGTGTTGTGCTGCCTGCGAGGGGCGGATTGGTACGACCGCAGGCAGCGGTAGCGCAAGGCGGGCGGTGACCTCACCACCCGGGATGAAACGGGGAATCAGGCCGGCAATGGCTGGGCGGTACCCCACCCTGTGCCTGCAGACCTGAAGAAAGCGTGTCTGGGCCGCCATCTGTAGAGACTGGGCGGCATACAGCGACACATGCGCATAAATTATAGCTTTATGCTAATAAATCAATGAATCAAATCATTAACAGCTATGTTGAATGCGCATTCTGTGCTGGCGCTGCTGCTGGGTGTGGGGGCGGAAAAAGGCCGTCGATACCATGCCTGCAGGTAGCCAAACCCTTGGAGCTACAGGGTTTGATGGCGGGGGCGCGGTTTTTTTACAGCCCATTGGGCGCGTTCAGGTGCAGTGACCTGGCAAGCGTCAAATGCGATTTTTGCTGTGAATTTCTAGGGTTTTAGAGCCCTGTGGTGCCAGTCAGGTACAGCGCTGGGTTGTCAGAAGTTAACAAATCAAAAGTGTATAGATAGAGTCATTGATTGAATAACTAGCCAGTCATAACTGACACTTTAATGATCAGAACTTATGAAAATCGGCAGATGCCTAGAGCATTGCTAATACAGCAAATTTTTCGAGAAGTGGTAGTTTTTGTGCGCGTGCTGATAAACGGTAAATGCTGTGGGTTGGATGCATAAAAAACGAAAGGTTACGAAATAAACCAAAGAGAGCGTTATGCCATTTTGGCGACGAATTGTTAACCGAATGCCTTGGCGGATGGGTTTGCAGCGATGTCGCATGTCAGAGGTAGAACCCTTATCCCATAGGCGTTTGCGAGGTTTTGGTGGCGACAAAATAGGCACCGAACAGCCGACCCGGAGCGCCCGCGTAAACCCTAGGTTGTGGCATATGTAACGTATGAATGTTAATTTTTTCAAACCAAGACGAAAACAGTGGTTTTTGTGCCAGCCCTTGTCCGCGGTGCTAATTTAGGTAACGAGGCCATTAAAATTTGTACATATTAATATTTCCAATGAATGGAGTTGATGTGATAAAAAATTATCTGCATCGCATGCGCTGGGAGGCGCAAGGGCCTGCGACCCGGCCCAACGGAGGCGCCCTGCGTGGCGCGGTGATTGGCAGGGCCCTGTTGGCCCTGGCGGGCCTGTGCGCCTTGGCCAGCCCGGCGCAAGCGGCCATCACCATCACCAGCGCGGTGGTCAGTGCCGACGGCAGCGGCCCATTCGACGCCGACAACAACCCCGGCAATGACAGCGGGCCTGCCAATGGCGTCGTGCGCAGCCAGGACACCGTCCTCTACACCATCGGCTACAACGCTTCGGACACCAGCAACAGCGTGATCACCGCGACCTTGCCTGCGGGCATGCGCTGGGATCCCACTGCCACTGCTGCCTCCGTGTGTAATGGCCCTGGCGGCGGCAGCTTGAATGCTGCCCGAACCGTGCTGACCTGTAACCGCCAGCCCGCCAGTGCGGGCGTAGAGTCGTTCCAGGTGCTCAGCTGGGTGGGCAATGTCGGCAATGGCGCATCGGTGGCATTGACCGCCGCGTCCAGCGGCTCGTCGGTCACATCGGCGCCGGTTACCGTATCCGCCACCCCAAAAACCGATACCCGGGTGCGGGTAGAGGCTGCAAATATCGTGCGTGCGGAAACCACGCCAGGCTCCGGCGTTTGGGAGCGCCGCATGCCGGTGGCCATCAGCCTGGGGGCTTTGCTGCCCGCCAGTGGCAACTTCAAGGGCTATGAGGCGCTACAAAACCCGGTGTCCGTCACCATCAAGGTGCAAACGGGTGCGGTGGTTCGTACCTGCCCCGCTGGCGCTACCTGTAGCCAGCCTGGCGGACCCGGCACCGATATCACCGTACAGATCGCCAACCCCACCACGCATTTCCTCGATGCCGCTGCGGTGGGTGGGCTCGATGCTGCATGGCGAAGCACGGCTTTACTGACGGTGCTGATTGGTGTGCCCGAGATCCCGAACTTCCCGGCAGGCCAGAACAGCCCCATCACGGCGCAGCTGGTCAACTTTGCACCACTGGGCCTGGGCGGCCAGTCCAATGCGGTGCCAGCGCCGGGCTACCAGCCCGGCTATGTCTGCCCGGCTGGCGCGAACGGCACGCAAACCTGTGTCTTTGCAACGGTCAGCCGTACCCAAACCCTGCAGCTGGCCATCAGCGGCGGCGCGGTGTATGACAACGTCAACCTGATCTACGGCGATGGCCATGGCTACACCCAGAACTTTGAGAAGGTGGTGCCCGGCCAGGCCTTTAATGCGCTGATGGGCGTGGGCAACCGCCCGACCTCCGAAGACCCGGCCACCGATGCGCAATCCTGTGTGGCCTGGAACCCGGCCTTGCTGGAGTTGCGCGCGCCCGCCAGCCTGAAGCTGAGCAACCTGGCGGTCTTCTACCAGCCAACCAATCTGCTGTCGCCCGATGTAGCGCCCGCCAATATGGTGATGGAGTATTCGGCCCAGCCCTATGCCGATGATGCGGCGCGCCGCGCGGCCAACTGCGGGGTCGCCGGTGATGGCAATCCGCTGTGGACCAGCAACTACGCATCGCTGCCGCCCAATACCATCACCAGCGTGCGCTATGCCTACAGCCCCAATCTGACACCTGGCCAAACGCTGGGCCTGGTGCTGCCGCTGCAGCGCAGCAGCAGCGCGGCATCGCTGGCGCTGGCCGATGATGCACCGCTGCCCTGGTTCTCCCAGTACTTCACGGCAGCCAGCGGACGCGTGTACTCGACCTTTGACGGCAACAGCAGCACCGTTGGCGCCAACGGTGGCGGCTATGTGCAGGCGGCGTCTGCGCTGGTGCGGCACAGCATTGCGCTGCCCGGCAGCGTCTCGCCTGGCGATATTTTCCCGATCAGCGTCACGCCCACCACCATTGGCGCGACCACGCCCGGGGTCAATGGCGTCTCACGCAATGTGCAGATCACCCTTGACTTTCCCAACACCTATATCCAGCCGCTGGAGAGCTCGATTGCACCGGCCTTGCCGCCCGGGGCAACCTATGTGCTCACGCCCGCCAATCTGGGCCCGGACGGCTTGCCCGGTACGGCTGACGATGGCGCTCCCGCCAAGCTGGTGCTGAACCTGGGCGACCTGGCAGCACCCGGTGGCGCGGTGGGCCCGGCCCCGTACCAGGGCCATGCCACGGCCCACCCGGCCATCACCTTCCAGGCTCAGGCAGCCTATATCTCTCCGGTGGGCACCTACCCGCTGGTGGGCCTGGTGGCAGCCAACAATGACCTGAGCTTTGCCGACTACACCGGTGTGCCCAATATCGTGCCGGCCGCCTTGCTGCAAGACCGCAATGAGCGGGTCAGCACCACGGTGTCGGGCGTTGCCGGCTTCCAGATGAGCAAGGCGCTGGTCAGTGGCGGCACGGTCGACAACAGCGACCCGGCCAATCCGGTCACCCGCATCACCGCCGGACAGCCCTTTACCTATGCGATCTCGTTTGGCAATGCCACCAGCACGGCCAAGGGCCAGTTGCGCATGGTCGATGTGCTGCCCTTTGATGGCGACGACCGCGGCACCACGGGCCTGGGCCCGCTGCAAATGGTCAGCGCCACCGCCGCCATGGGTGGCTCCGGCCAGGGCACGATCGGCATTGAGTACACCACCACGGCAGCGGCCACGGTGCGCGCTGCCGTCCAAACCCCGGGCAATGAAGATGCAGCCACCGGCGTGGCCTGGACGGCCTACGCCGGCGGTGCCTTCCCCGCCGGTGTGACGGCGCTGCGCTTTACCACCAGCTCGACGCTGCAACCGGGCTACAGCGGTATTGCCAACCTGACGATGCGCAGCGCTTCCCCGCTGGCGCCCACCACCGAGCTGTACAACGACGTGTTTGGCCGCGAGCTGAGCCCCGGGGGCCTGGTGCTGACGGCAAGCGGACAGGTGGAGCTGCGTGGCCAGGCGGCTGCCAGCCTGACGGGCCTGGTGTTCAACGACCTGAACATGAACAACACGCTGGACGCTGGTGAAGCGGGAGTAGCGGGCATCACGGCCACGCTGACCTGCGATGCCGGCCCTGCCTGCACGGCAGGCGAAACGCATAGCGCAGTGACCGACGCCTCGGGCGTGTACAGCTTTGCGCCGGGCGCCACGGTCGATGGCCAGGCCAATTTCCCAGGTCTTGCCAGCGGCTCCTGGACCTTGAGCATTGCCCCCGGTGCGCAGTGGCTGGCCGTTGGTGCCACCCCCGGCACCGTCAATGGCGCAGCGTCTGGCACGGCGGTGGACCGCAGCATCAGCGGCATCGTGGTACCCACGGGCGGAACGGCGGTGGACTACCTGTTTGCCGAGCGCCAGCAGGGCAGCCTGACCATCAACAAGGCGCTCGTGCTGCCCGCGGGTGTGACCGGTCCTTTTGATTTTGCGTTTACCGCAACCTGTGACCTGCCCACCGCTGGCTTCACCTACCCTGCGACCCTGACCGGCTACCCGGCCAATACCTCGGTGACGATTGACGAGGTGCCCGCCACTGCCAACTGCACGGTGACCGAAGACACCCCTTTGCCCGCGGCCCCTGCCTCGTACGAATGGGCGGCCCCCTCGGCGCCTGCGCCCGTGGTGATCGCTGCCAACGGCAACGCGGCGGTGACGGTGACCAATACGCTCAATGCGCTGTATGGCAGCATCACGATCACCAAGGATCTGGTGTTGCCAGGTGACGCCCCTGGTCCGTTCACCTTCAGCTACACGGCGACCTGCGATCTGCCAACGGCCGGTTCGGTGTTCCCCGCCAGCCTGACGTACCCGACCGCGACGTCGACCACCATTGCCAATGTGCCCGCTGGTGCGCAGTGCGTCGTGGCGGAAGGCCCCTTGCCTGCAGCCCCTGCGAACTACACCTGGGGCCCTGCGGCAGCGAACGCCAATGTGACGGTGCCGCTGAATGCCTCAGCCCCGGTGACGATGGCCAGCAGCCTGGTGCGCTTGACCGCCGGTATTGAAGTGACCAAGACCCTGGCGCTGCCCAGCGGTGTGACCGGCCCCTTCAGCTTTGGCTTTACCGCCACCTGCAACCTGCCCAGCGCGGGCTCGACCTTCACTGCGACCTTGGCCAACTACCCGACCAACACCCGGGTGACGATCCCTGGCATCCCCTCGGGCGCCAGCTGCGCGGTGACGGAAAACACCCCGCTGCCAACCGCACCGGATGGCTACGAATGGGCAGCGCCTAGCGTGCCTGCTCCGGTCACGGTGCCCAGCAGTGGCGTGGCTTCGGTGGCGGTGACCAATGCGCTGAACCAGCAGTTTGGCAGCATCACCATCAACAAGACGCTGACCCTGCCCAATGGCGTGACCGGTCCGTTCAACTTCACGTACACGGCCACTTGCGACCTGCCCAGTGCCGGCACGGTGTTCCCTGCGAGCTTGAGCTACCCGACCGCGACGTCGGCCACCATCGCCAATGTGCCCGCTGGCGCCCAGTGCGTAGTGGCTGAAGGCCCCCTGCCCACGCCACCTGCCAACTTCAGCTGGGGCCCTGCGGCGGCCAATGTCAACGTCACGGTGCCTGCCAACAGCGCCATTGCCGCCACGATGGCCAGCACCCTGGTGCGCCAGCAAGCGGGCATTGAAGTGACCAAGACCCTGGCACTGCCCAGCGGCGTGACCGGCCCCTTCAGCTTTGGCTTTACCGCCACCTGCGACCTGCCTAGCGCTGGCTCGGTCTACACCGCCACGTTGGCCGACTACCCGACCAACACCAAGGTGACGATCGCCAATGTGCCAGCCGGTGCCAACTGCACGGTGGTGGAAGACCAGCCGCTGCCAACGGCGCCTGCCAACTACGTGTGGGCGGCTCCGTCGGTGCCCGCACCCGTGGTGGTGCCCAGCACCGGTGCGGTGGCAGTCGGTGTGACCAATGCGCTGACCGGGCAGACCGGTGACATCCTGGTGAACCTGAACACCACCCTGCCCGATGGCGTGGCCGGTCCCTTCAGCTTTGTCGTGACTGCCACTTGCAACCTGCCCACAGCGGGAACCACCCACAGCGTGACCATCGTGTCGCCACCAGCGAGCGCGACCGGCACCATCACCGGTGCCCAGGCCGGCGCTGAGTGCACGATTGCGCAAACCTTGCCTGCCGCACCGGCTGGCTACCAGTGGGATGCGCCAACGCTGGAAGGCAGCCCGGTGACCATCGCGGCCAACACCAATGTGCCAGTGACGGTGAGCAACAGCCTGGTCAAGGCACAAGCGGGCACGCCAACGCCCGTGCCAGTGGACAGCCGCGTAGCACTGCTGCTGCTGGCACTGCTGCTGGCTGCCGGCGCCAGCCTGCAACTGCGCAAGCGCTAAATCAGCCATCCAGCAGGGCGGGCCACTCCGCACTGCTGGCTGGGTGAGCACAACCAGCAAAACCGGGGCTTGAGGCCCCGGTTTTTTTATGCCTGTTGGTTGGATGCCCGTGTGCGCAAAGGCAGGCTCATTGCGCGCTGCGAGCGCCTCAACTGCTCTGAAGACGGCAGGCGCTAGTTCAGCAGTCCTGGCAAAAAATCACTGGCCCGGCGAAACCGGAAACGCGCATAGGCACGCAGCCGGTAGGTATGCACTGTCGCCGTGCTGATGGACAGCGCGGTGCCAATGTCCTGGGCGCTGTCCCCCAGCAAGGAGCGCGCAATGACCAGGCGCTCGCGCGCGGTGAGGGACGGAAAGCTGCGCTGCAGGCGCGCCAGCAATAGACCTTGGGCATCGGCATCGGCATCGGCATCGGCTTGCGGCCGGGTGGGGGCGGCTGATTCCCGGACCCGGGCATGCAAGGCCACCATCGCCAACTGCCCCAAGGCGGCCAATTGCGGACTGGGGCTGGCGGACTGCACATGCAGACCCCGGTAAAAGCTCAGAATCAGCAAGCGCTGCGAAGCATCGACCCAGCTGAAGCTGAGCTTGTCGACAAAGCCCGGTTGCTCAAAACACAGTTCGCGGTACTCCCCCGAGGGCAGATGGCAGGCCCGCACCTGCTGCGAAAAACCCCCGCTGCGCTTGCCCCGCAAGGCCTGCGCCTGCAGCACCGGGTCCATCGCATGGAAGCGCCGGGCGTAGGCGCCTGTCCGCTCGGCAATCCCCCGGCGCTCGCCGGCAGCCAGGACCTCGTGCACGCCGCCCGCTGCATCGACCTGGTAGGCGAAGATCTCTTCGACCTGGTCGAGGCCGCGCGAGGCGCCCAGCAGCGTCTGCGCAAAATCGGGCGACAGCGCCGCGTCGAGCAGCGACTGCCCCATCGAGGGATCAAACATCAACGCTTGCATGGTGGCGACTCCTTGCTGCGGCCTGGGCAGCCATTAGGGGCTCTGTGGGTGGCATCGTGGAACGACGCGGGCCATCGCAGTGCGCTGACCCGCTTGTGCACCCGCTACTGCTGCAGATCGACCCCCATGCGCTCGCGCGTGGTGCTGACGGCGACCAGCGACACCAGGGCCAGCCCCATGATATAGATGCCGATATAGAAGGACTGGCCATAGCTGGTGATGAGCCACTGCGCAATGGAGGCGGCAAAGGCCCCGCCCAGGATGGTTCCCAGCGCATAGCCCACGGACACGCCCGAGTAGCGCACATGGGCCGGAAACATCTCTGCATAGAGCGCCGCCTGCGGGCCATAGGTGAGACCCAGCGGAATGCTCAGCAGCGCCAGCGCGACAAAGAACAGAGCCAGGCTGCCCGAATCCACCAGCCACCACATCGGCACCGCCCACAGGGCCAGCAGCACATAGCCGATCTGGAAGGTGCGCACCCGTCCAAAGCGGTCTCCCATCATGCCCCCCACCAGCGTGAACACCATCCAGCTGAGCGAGGCGGCCATGGTCACCACCAGCAGCGGCGTGGCCGACAGGCCCAGCTTGTTGCGGCCATAGGCCACAAAGAACGCAATGAGCAAGTAGCCGGCGGCGTTGTTGCCGACAAAGATCAGCGCCGTGCGCAGCACGGTGCCGCCGTGGTGGCGGAACAGGCTGCGCAGCGGGGCGGATGACGCCGCCTTGCGGGCATGCATCTGCTCAAAGATCGGCGACTCGCCAACGCTGCGGCGAATCAAGGTGCCGACCCCGATCAGCACGATCGACAGCAGGAACGGAATGCGCCAGCCCCAGGCCATGAACTGCTCGCTGGACATCGACGAGGTCAGGATGCTGAGCACCAAGGTGGCCAGCAGCAGGCCAATGGGCACCCCGATCTGCGGAAAGGAGCCGAAAAAGCTGCGCCGGTGGCGCGGGGCGTGTTCCACCGCCATCAGGGCCGCGCCGCCCCATTCACCGCCGGCCGAAAAGCCCTGCACCACGCGCAGCACGACCAGCAAAATGGGCGCCCATACCCCAATCTGGGCATAGGTGGGCAGCAGGCCGATGAGCATCGTTGCGCCCCCCATCAGCACCAGGGTCATCACCAGCACGGCCTTGCGGCCCAGCCGGTCACCCAGCGAGCCGCAGACGACCGCGCCCAGCGGCCGGAACAAGAACGAAATGCCGATGGTGGCGAAGGCAATGATCTGTGCCAGGGCCGGGTTGTGCTGGGCCAAAGGCCCAAAGAACAAGGTGCCCAGCACCAGGCCGGCCATCTGCGCGTAGATGAAGTAGTCATACCATTCGATGGCCGTGCCGACCAAGGTGGCAGTGAGCACCCGGCGTTCATCCGGGGTGGTGGTGCCTGCCGGCGACGCGGGCAGGCTGCTGATCGATGAATTCCCCATGTATTTGTCTCCTTTTATAAAGTGGGTCTATGCCCTATTTGCTGGCTGGCGCTGGCGCTGGCGTTGCGGCTTGCGAACAGGCCACCGAGCCCAGGGGCCAGGGGTCCCCGGGGCGCGGTCAGTCCGCCGCTTTGCCCGCAGCCGATGTGGCCAGTGCGATGGCGCTGAGCACCACGCTGCTGTCGCCAATATGGTTGGCCAGCAGCAAGATCAGCCTGGCACTGGCCTGCAGGCTTTGGGCCTCGTCCAGGCCCTCGTGCATGTGCAACAGTTGCTGGTAAATATCATCGACGCGCTCCAGGTTGGGGTGGCGGATCAGGCAGGTCATGGCCGTGCTCCTGTGGCAGTGGTGAATCGGGTGGGCAACGGGGCGGCACCGGTGCTGGCGCTGTCACAGGCGCAAGCGGTATCCAGTGCTGCTTGCAAGACGCTGGCCGCGACCGGCGCCTGAAAGCGCGCGGCCACATACTGGTCCGGGCGGATCAGGTAGCCGCAGCCCGGCGCCAGCGCATAGCGCGCCTGGAGCAGGGCCGTATCGCCCAGCGCGGCAATATCGAGCAGCTCCACGCCTGCGGGCAGGGCCTCATGCCACTGGTGGGCCAGCAGCACAAAGCGCCCCCCCAGGCGTGGCAGCAGCCAATGCCCGGCCAGTGGTGCGTCCACCGCTGGCGCGCCGGGGCACAGGCCGCCCTCCCATGGCTGGTCATCGGCGGTGTTGAGCGCGCTGTGCGGGCAGGGGATGGCGGTGGACAGCCGCCCTGAGTTGACAAAGGGCCGGGCCCAGGCTTCGCGCGCTGCCAGCTCCAGCACCGCATCGCGCAGGGCCCTGCTGGCAGCGCTCTTGGGCGTGAGGAAGTCGGTGGAGCGGCTCGAATGCAGGATGTTCTCATCGGCCATCGCAATGGCCTCGTCGTTGTAGCTCTCCAGCAGCGCCTGCCCCGATTCCCCGCGCAGCACCCGGTCGAGCTTCCAGCCCAGGTTGTCGGTATCGGCCAGGCCGCCATTGCAGCCGCGCGCGCCAAAGGGCGATACCAGGTGGGCGCTGTCGCCTGCAAACAGCACGCGGCCATGGACAAAGCGGTCCATGCGGCGGCATTGGAAGGTGTAGATACTGTGCCACTCCGTGGTAAACGACACCCCGGGCCCCAGCATTGCGCGCACATAGCGCTCCACGTTCTCGGGCTGGGCGCAGGCCTCGCGGTCAATGCCCCAGCCAAGCTGAAAATCGAGCCGCCACAGCCCATCGGGCTGGCGGTGCATCAGCGCCGACTGGCCGGGGTTGAACGGCGGATCAAACCAGAACCAGCGCTCGGCAGGGCGTTCCTGGGGCATGCGGATGTCGGCGATGAGGAAGTTCTCCTCAAACACCCGGCCGTTGAAATCGAGCCCCATCAG encodes the following:
- a CDS encoding helix-turn-helix transcriptional regulator translates to MQALMFDPSMGQSLLDAALSPDFAQTLLGASRGLDQVEEIFAYQVDAAGGVHEVLAAGERRGIAERTGAYARRFHAMDPVLQAQALRGKRSGGFSQQVRACHLPSGEYRELCFEQPGFVDKLSFSWVDASQRLLILSFYRGLHVQSASPSPQLAALGQLAMVALHARVRESAAPTRPQADADADADAQGLLLARLQRSFPSLTARERLVIARSLLGDSAQDIGTALSISTATVHTYRLRAYARFRFRRASDFLPGLLN
- a CDS encoding TIGR04438 family Trp-rich protein, yielding MYLLIIAVSLLMLKIYEIPPIDSWPWPHVLAPSLLALLWKLWADWSGYTRRRSRARRARKQSARYVKDKDLFRFNATRSRDR
- a CDS encoding MFS transporter; the protein is MGNSSISSLPASPAGTTTPDERRVLTATLVGTAIEWYDYFIYAQMAGLVLGTLFFGPLAQHNPALAQIIAFATIGISFLFRPLGAVVCGSLGDRLGRKAVLVMTLVLMGGATMLIGLLPTYAQIGVWAPILLVVLRVVQGFSAGGEWGGAALMAVEHAPRHRRSFFGSFPQIGVPIGLLLATLVLSILTSSMSSEQFMAWGWRIPFLLSIVLIGVGTLIRRSVGESPIFEQMHARKAASSAPLRSLFRHHGGTVLRTALIFVGNNAAGYLLIAFFVAYGRNKLGLSATPLLVVTMAASLSWMVFTLVGGMMGDRFGRVRTFQIGYVLLALWAVPMWWLVDSGSLALFFVALALLSIPLGLTYGPQAALYAEMFPAHVRYSGVSVGYALGTILGGAFAASIAQWLITSYGQSFYIGIYIMGLALVSLVAVSTTRERMGVDLQQ
- a CDS encoding CitMHS family transporter, coding for MLTLIGLAIVVVIVALLLSEKVSPVISMVLVPLAGALIAGFSTSEITGFYRHGISSVVQVVTMFIFAILFFGVMNDVGLFDPLIRAMVRITRGNVIAVAVGTVLISAIAQLDGAGASTFLLVVPPLLPLYQRLKMSPYLLFLLLAASAGVVNMLPWGGPVGRVATVLEMDAVALWRELVVVQGLGLALLLVLAVFLGLREQRRIRRQALKAELAQAMPAAVSGSASAAASASVATSAPASAHPSHVDELAAALQPHAATKLAMQAAAAKAADEARAQLLRPRLRWVNALVFLLTLAVLVMGVFPPGYTFMIALCVALVINYPQPKVQIERINAHAGGAIMMASIILAAGTFLGILKESGMLNSIARALVDVLPAVLLPYVHLVIGAIGIPLELVLSTDAYYFALFPVVEQITSQAGVPSTSAAYAMIIGSIVGTFVSPFSPALWMGLGLAKLSMGQHIRYSFFWIWGLSLSLLVLTWMLGII
- a CDS encoding DUF2783 domain-containing protein, whose translation is MTCLIRHPNLERVDDIYQQLLHMHEGLDEAQSLQASARLILLLANHIGDSSVVLSAIALATSAAGKAAD
- a CDS encoding DUF5979 domain-containing protein, which translates into the protein MIKNYLHRMRWEAQGPATRPNGGALRGAVIGRALLALAGLCALASPAQAAITITSAVVSADGSGPFDADNNPGNDSGPANGVVRSQDTVLYTIGYNASDTSNSVITATLPAGMRWDPTATAASVCNGPGGGSLNAARTVLTCNRQPASAGVESFQVLSWVGNVGNGASVALTAASSGSSVTSAPVTVSATPKTDTRVRVEAANIVRAETTPGSGVWERRMPVAISLGALLPASGNFKGYEALQNPVSVTIKVQTGAVVRTCPAGATCSQPGGPGTDITVQIANPTTHFLDAAAVGGLDAAWRSTALLTVLIGVPEIPNFPAGQNSPITAQLVNFAPLGLGGQSNAVPAPGYQPGYVCPAGANGTQTCVFATVSRTQTLQLAISGGAVYDNVNLIYGDGHGYTQNFEKVVPGQAFNALMGVGNRPTSEDPATDAQSCVAWNPALLELRAPASLKLSNLAVFYQPTNLLSPDVAPANMVMEYSAQPYADDAARRAANCGVAGDGNPLWTSNYASLPPNTITSVRYAYSPNLTPGQTLGLVLPLQRSSSAASLALADDAPLPWFSQYFTAASGRVYSTFDGNSSTVGANGGGYVQAASALVRHSIALPGSVSPGDIFPISVTPTTIGATTPGVNGVSRNVQITLDFPNTYIQPLESSIAPALPPGATYVLTPANLGPDGLPGTADDGAPAKLVLNLGDLAAPGGAVGPAPYQGHATAHPAITFQAQAAYISPVGTYPLVGLVAANNDLSFADYTGVPNIVPAALLQDRNERVSTTVSGVAGFQMSKALVSGGTVDNSDPANPVTRITAGQPFTYAISFGNATSTAKGQLRMVDVLPFDGDDRGTTGLGPLQMVSATAAMGGSGQGTIGIEYTTTAAATVRAAVQTPGNEDAATGVAWTAYAGGAFPAGVTALRFTTSSTLQPGYSGIANLTMRSASPLAPTTELYNDVFGRELSPGGLVLTASGQVELRGQAAASLTGLVFNDLNMNNTLDAGEAGVAGITATLTCDAGPACTAGETHSAVTDASGVYSFAPGATVDGQANFPGLASGSWTLSIAPGAQWLAVGATPGTVNGAASGTAVDRSISGIVVPTGGTAVDYLFAERQQGSLTINKALVLPAGVTGPFDFAFTATCDLPTAGFTYPATLTGYPANTSVTIDEVPATANCTVTEDTPLPAAPASYEWAAPSAPAPVVIAANGNAAVTVTNTLNALYGSITITKDLVLPGDAPGPFTFSYTATCDLPTAGSVFPASLTYPTATSTTIANVPAGAQCVVAEGPLPAAPANYTWGPAAANANVTVPLNASAPVTMASSLVRLTAGIEVTKTLALPSGVTGPFSFGFTATCNLPSAGSTFTATLANYPTNTRVTIPGIPSGASCAVTENTPLPTAPDGYEWAAPSVPAPVTVPSSGVASVAVTNALNQQFGSITINKTLTLPNGVTGPFNFTYTATCDLPSAGTVFPASLSYPTATSATIANVPAGAQCVVAEGPLPTPPANFSWGPAAANVNVTVPANSAIAATMASTLVRQQAGIEVTKTLALPSGVTGPFSFGFTATCDLPSAGSVYTATLADYPTNTKVTIANVPAGANCTVVEDQPLPTAPANYVWAAPSVPAPVVVPSTGAVAVGVTNALTGQTGDILVNLNTTLPDGVAGPFSFVVTATCNLPTAGTTHSVTIVSPPASATGTITGAQAGAECTIAQTLPAAPAGYQWDAPTLEGSPVTIAANTNVPVTVSNSLVKAQAGTPTPVPVDSRVALLLLALLLAAGASLQLRKR